The Brassica oleracea var. oleracea cultivar TO1000 chromosome C6, BOL, whole genome shotgun sequence genomic interval GAGTATGCGGGCCTTGGTACTGTTCTCTATAAGCCGAACATATTTAGTCGGCTTAACTGATCGGCTAAAAGTACTCTGGGGTCGAGTAGACATCTTTAGCCGCTTAAGCCGACTAAGCTGGTTAAGCTTGCCGGGCTAGGAACTGTTATTCGATAGGTCTTGTGGAGGGATGTAATCCATCTCCTACAGTAGAGGAAGTAAGTTCATCAGACCACGAAGACATTTGATTTCAGTCGAAGTACCAATGTTCGATTAGCTTCAGCTAAAGAATAGGACACCACCTGTTTAATTATTTTCCAATTGACAGGAATAACTACCAAGTGCCACTAAGAAAACATCGTGTTAGCGGACAAGATGTTCAGTCATAATCAGAAAAGGCTAGTCCCGAAGTTTGGTGTTAGCATGAAATGTAATACCTCTCGACCTGGAGTTCATGTTAGATAACAGACAACTAGGATCGTATCATCTCAATATAATTGGCGACAAATGTGAATCGGAAGCATCTCCAATCTCATTCAATATTTTACTTCAAAATAGAGTGATAAATAAATTTTTATTTTTTGTTCATTACTTTATTTCTTACTCCATTTTTGGACTAAAATATAGAGTGGAGTTATAAACATCATATCAAAGTTATGATCGAGTTCTCTCAAAAATTATGATCGAGTTCTCTCAAAAATTATGATCGAGTAATTGTGAAATAAATGAGTTGGCCGATAGAATAACGATAACATAAATTTATATTGAAGGGAAAATGTATAATTAAGGAGATAAAAAGATGGATTTCCTTTTAAAATAAATAATGATAGGAAAATAGTTTTTTTTTTTTTCTGTAACTGGACTTAAGAAAATAGTTTTGCTAATGGATGTTTTCATGTATTAACGAATCTGCAGTTTCTTCGAACTTCTCCATCGACCAAGCTCTTAGAGTTCAAAATGTTCCCCATCTTCACCATCGACTTAGAGAATTGCTCGAAGAAAGCAACCGGATCCTCCGCGTACTTGCTCACTATACGCCGCGTCTGTATACCGAACATGCTCGAGTACATCTCTTGGTCCGAGTTCAATAACCCTTCTCCTCTCAGCAACGTGTGGTAGATAGAGTTGTCGAAGAGATTCGGCGTCACGTTGTCCATCGCCGTCACGTTGCTGTCACCTTCTCCGCTGCTCTCCGGACACAACTCTCGGAGGCTCGTCAGGTACGTCTCCGACACAGGATTCAGCGCAGACGTCACCCGAAAATCACCGTAGATCCGTGAACGGAAGTTCCGGCATTGTGCTTTCCCGATCGTGTGAGCTCCTACGTACATGAAGTGATCCGGTTTGATGTTAAAATCAATTCCGGTTTAGTTTGGTTTAGCGGATTGATCTTACCAACAAGAGCGACCATGTCTTCAACAGAGAGACCCTGATAGTAGAATTTAGAGATGATGCTGACTAAACCCTCTTCAGGAGTTGGAAGGTTCGTTGTTGCAAGCTCGTAGCTTGCTGTCTTTGAATCTTTTCTTCCCACAGGAACGTCCCAGTAAGGCCCACCAACCTTTTATCATATCATATTAACATGTTATTTCAGTTTCATAATTCATACGATACTATATAATATACATGATTGTTTGTGATAATCCCCCATGAGGGACTAATATATACCAGGATTGTAGCATCTCTAGCAGAAATCGTGAGAAGATCAGCGCAGGAAACGACTCCAGGACATTCAGATTCGATTATGTTCTTGATTCTGTCTACAATTTCGTATCCTTTCAATGAGTTTATGTTGGGAGAAGCTTTCTTCTCTCCCTGCAGTGTCTCTGTTTCATCCAGTAACACCGATGCATCGCATCCCTGCAATACAATTTAACCCTTGAGTAACTATGCGTACCACAAAGCAACTCCTTTTAGTTAAATTTCAGCTAAAAAGAGGTGGGATGATTTCTTGCATGTCAAGTAAGGTGTGTAAATGTACTTACTTGGACAAAACAGTCATGGAAGTGTAGACGAATAACTATGGCTGCATTTCTAGGATCTTCCTTCACTATGCATTCCATTTCTTTCTTGATGACGTCAAATGCGGTGGGGCAAGTAGACTTGTAATTGTCGAGGGTTAAAGGAAGATCCTTTCCCGATACGTCAAAGGAAAAGCATGGGATAAATATTGCATGAACGAGAAAGATCACAAGGAGGAGTTTCATTGTTTCTTCTCTTGAAACCCTTTTTGATCCAATTTTTTTGTTTGGAAATGTAAATTTATTTGTGGGACTGGGAGGTAAGGAGTTGGAGAAATTGGGTGGGACTTCAAATAGATATATAAGGATGAGAGAAGTAGACATTGTAAGGTTTTAGATTTCTTGTGTCAAAAGGGTCTTGACAAGGTTGGTAAAATGAGATGCAACTAATTCTGTGAGATGGTTGTTGGGGTTTCCTATGACCTAAAGATAAATTAGATGAAAGTTAATTTGAACAATAGTACAGGTTACCACACCAAAATCATATATTACCATAAAATGTACTATTTTCACGTTTATATATTCTGATTTTTTTTTTTTTCACAAGTATTTCTTTTGTGTGTGTTTGCATTAGCTGCAAGTCTGAACCATGTGATACTTGAAACACATCTAGAAGCCTCGTTGTTTTTGTAGTTTGCTCAACTGTTTTTATTGATTTGGTCATCAAAATGACCTTTTCTATGGCCACACAAAAATTAAATTAAAATATAGAATTTCATAACTCAGTTTTCATATTTTCAAAATATGATTTGAACGCTGGCTGTGACGCGACAGCGACACTAATGCAAACCCTGCTCCAAATTATGTAATATTTCAACCTATTTAGCTATAAAACAGAGGTGAATTTGGAAGTAAAACAGCCCCAATTTGCATAAATTTCTTGAGTAAGAGCTATGTATGTCACCAAAAGGTTACGTGAATAATTTTCAGGTCGATTTTTGAATTTCTCTTAACCTCAACAATAGTTTTATATATATTGTTTTGTAATTATACTGCTAACTGTTCTTATGTTGCCTTTGTATCCTTTACCTCAAATGACGAAAAATAAAAAGTAGGAGGGAAACTATGATCGCTGACGTCATATTGAATTATACGATTTGACTAAAAGACACTAAAAATGTAAAATAATAACAAAGTAGTCCAACAATCGATGATAAAACTTAAATTTATCTAAATCGTCGTCACCTTGTTATCAACTTATTATTTTAAAAATATTTTCAGCCTTCAAAACGGTTAAAAACAAGGTTACATAGGGCAGGGATGCATTAGTTGGAAGAAACTTATGTTCCTAGGTTTTGGCAGTGCCGGTTCTGAACCCACTCCTACGTAGGGCTGGGTTGCGGGTCAAACCCGTCCCGCTGACCCGCCAACCCGCAGGTTACAAAGTTTTTTTTGTCAAAAAATCAAATCCGCACAACCCGCGAACAAATAAATTTGTACCCGCACCGCTCCGCTTAATTTTGCGGATAACCCGCGGGTTATATTTTTATTTTAAAAAATATTTATTTAATTTATTTTTTTGTAAAATATAATATAAATAATATATTTATAATTAAAATTTTAAATATTTTAAAATATTTTGATTATTATTTTTTAAAATTCCCATATTTTCTTTACAAAATATACATTTTTACAAAAAAAAAAATATTTTTTTTTAAAATGTAAAAAAAAAAATTGCGGGTTGGCGGGTACTCGCGTTTCAAAATCCACCAACCCGCACCCGCCCTGCATAAAATGCTCATAACCCGCACCCGCACCCGCAAATCGATTTTTCTAAATTGTTCGACGCGGGGCGGATCAAATGGGCCGGGCCCCACGGATAAAAACTCATATTCCCAGGCCTACTCCTACGGAACATACGCATGGGGCCCATACTTTTAAAAACTTCTTGCTGCCCATTTTTCACTGTTGCTAACGTGTTAATGTCAACATGCGAAGTGTACAAACTTATGGGGCAATTTCAAAAAAGATCAAAAGTTGGCTCTTAACGATTTTATCTAATATGAAAACTAATAACAAGATAAAAATAAGTGATTAAACTTCAATAAACAAGAGAAAAGACAAATGAAACTAAACAACTTAGAGATTTTGTTTCTAACTCTTTTGTTGTTTGGTTTTCATGTTTGCTTGATTGACATATATGATCAAATATTGATATAAAAATATTTTAAATGGTTTCGTATATCTATAAAATTTGAATTTGCATAAGAGAAAAAGGTTATTTTCTAAATTTTATTAGCTTTAAGGATTTTATAATTTTTACTACTGCAATTTAAAATTTTAAGAGTTTTGATTTATATATTATTTAGGGCCTCGATTTTTAGTTTCGTTTGGACCTCTAATATTTCAGGACCGGTACTGGGTTTTGGTAAAGAGGTAGGGGCTTTTGATGACGTCTTCATCATGACCTCTTAGATATCTGTATCTGACTTATACCAATGCAGTTTAAATCGACGATACAAATTTTAACATCCGAACGATTAGATCATCCCATGATATTGAACTAGAGACGACCCCAACGATTATTATTTTGAAGGATTGGGGCCAACTTTTTGTTTAGAATGTGAATTCCTATGTGTTCCAAAAAAAAAGGTGTGAATTCCTGATAAGGGTACAAACTTAAACCATGCCAACAGAACTCTCTTATTGTTTCCTCCATTCTGTTTTTTTTTTGGAGTTACAAAGCTATATTTTTCTTCATATCCCCTATATATTAATCTTAGAGTATTACGACATATTTTCGTAGCCACGTGTCATCACGAGAATGATTCTTAGAATTGTTAGAAAAATAAGTTGGTCCATATAAATATATATTATGCTTTTTGATGTAGCATAACACCGACATACGACGGTCTCTATTGACGTTAAAGCCCTATAATGTGTTTTCCTTTTTAGTTTGGGTTTTTACTTATATTTTCCTATTTTGTTTTGAGATTAGGATCTTCTTCTCCTATATAAGAAGATCACGTTAGTTTAATTAAGGCACCCTACTTTGAATATTGAATAAAGATTTATAGTTTTCTAAGAGCTTCTAGCAAACATTGCGAAGAGTATTCGTGACCTATCATCTTTGTCTTTGAATTAACTTCAAGAACACGTTACCGGAGTAAGGATCAAATCCTTGATCTTTAATTCATAGCTTCCGCACTCTATCAGTTGGTATCAGAATCATCACGTTTCTGGAGTTCATCTCTCGTTTTCAATGACAAAGAAAACCACAGACAGAACCTCACAAGAGATGAATGATTTACGAGCACTAATTATCGAGATCCAAACGGCTCTCGCCACCACCATCCAGACGTCGATGCAGAACTCAATTCAACAATTGGGCGAATCGTTGGCGACTCGTTTGGATACCATGACCACGACATTAATAACTCAACTGGAACCTCGTAACCAGCAAGCCGTTAATGTCCAACAACTGATACCTCCACACACCATCAATTACCTCTACAACAACTTCCACAAGATCTACCACCTAACCGCCAACACAATCAAAGGAATCAACGTCAAAACATGATCGGGGATGCACGAGTCCAAGACATGCAGCCTGATGTAGTTGACGAAGATGAACTGCATCGTCGCGTATATCATGAAGAACTGTGCAAGCGAGATAACATGGACAACCACTGGGAACGCGGATTTCGTGTTGAGATACCGGAATTCCATGGCAGAATTCGTGGCGACAATCTTATTGATTGGCTAGTTTCAGTCGAAGAAATCCTTGAGCTCAAACGAGTGCCTCCTGGCCGTCGCGTGTCTCTAGTCGCTATGCGTTTTCGCGGATACGCTGCTTGGTTGGAGACAATTTGAAATCATGGGATACCAAGTTATGTCAGGCTGAGTTTGCGCACAACCACGCGTTGAATCGAAGCTTGGGTTTCTCACCATTCCGTGTGGTCTATGGTCTTGTTCCTCCTTGCCCTTTGGATCTCCTAACGTTACCGGATAAAACAAGACATCATGGGGAAGCTGCAGACTTCATCAACGATTTACAGGGTATTCATCAGCAGGCTCAGCGACATTTGGAGTCTTCAGCGTCGAAGTACAAGCAGGCTGCTGATTCCAACCGGCATGAAGTATTGTTTGCCCCAGGAGACTTGGTTTGGGTGTACTTAACTAAAGAATGGTTACCTTTGCGGGAATACAACAAACTGAAGTCTAAGAAGATTGATCCGGTTGAAGTGCTTGAGCGTATTAATCCTAATGCTTACAGGGTTCGGCTTCCTGCTCATTTCCGGACGTCGGATGTGTTCAATGTCAAACACTTATCACGTTTTCATGGCGATAACATCCCACCAGATTCGAGGGTGAATCCTTCCAACCCGTAGGGACCTGATGTAGCATAACACCGACATATGACGGCCTCTATTGACGTTAAGGCCCTATAATGTGTTTTCCTTTTTAGTTTGGGTTTTTACTTATATTTTCCTATTTTGTTTTGGGATTAGGATCTTCTTCTCCTATATAAGAAGATCACGTTAGTGTAATCAAGGCACCCTACTTTGAATATTGAATAAAGATTTATAGTTTTCTAAGAGCTTCTAGCAAGCACTGCGAAGAGTATCCGCGACCTATCATCTTTGTTTTTGAATTAACTTCAAGAACACGTTACCAGAGTAAGGATCAAACCCTTGATCTTTAATTCATAGCTTCCACACTCTATCACTTTTTATTAAACTAACTATCAAATTAATTAGTAGTATACAAAAGAATATTTTTTCTTTCCTTAAATAAAAGCTATGAAATTACATAATATGGTTAACATATATATGACAATTAATGATTATGAATAATACATATTTGATAACAATTTTTCTAACATTTTCTTTTAATTTTATATTATTAAAAGAAATTAAACAATCACATTAAGCATATAATAAAAAAATTCGATTTTTTCTTATATGTTATATTTTGAATTTTTAAAAACGACTATAAATTACTAAAAATGGTAAAAGTCCTACATTGAAAATTTTGTGATCAATGGTTTAATTTTTTTTGTTCAAGCAAGATACAAATGATGATCATATATCGTAGGGGTGGGCATTCGGATACTCGTTCGAGTTCGTTTGGGTATTTCAATATAAAAGTATAAAACCCACTCGGATATTTCTACACTTCGAGTCGGGTTCGGGTATTTTATGTTCGGGTTTGGATATTTTGGGCCGGGTTTGGATATTTAAATTTTGAAGAAAAAATAAATAAATGATTCATTGTTTAAGTTTTTTTTATTTAAAATATATTTTAACTGGTTTTCTAATTTTTTTAAAAATTAAACTATTAATAGGTTTGGAGATAAAACTTTAAAAATAAAATGACACTAATTTAGTTGTTGTTTTGAAATTTTAGATACAACTTTTGTTAGTACAAGAACCAAGAGCTTGATATATATTTTAAGTGAGTAGCAAATAATTTTGTTCATAATTATATGTATATTATCTAATTTTTAGCAATAAGCATCATTAATATAAATATTTTGAGTAAAATGAGAGAAGTAAAATAGAAATAGAGGGCTAAGTATACTTATGTTTGGTTATCTTCGGATATCCATTCGGGTTCGAATATTACCCGTTTGGATTTAAATATTACCAGAACTTGTGAAATAAGTAATTTGTTTTGTTGTTCTAGGATTAGATGATATTTAGACAGAGCTGGTGAATATATACTAGACATGCATTTATAATTCAACTTTGCACTTATATATTCTATAATAGCTTGATATATTAGATTTGAACACTAATCTGTTAATATAGTTTGCCGGTGATTTTTTTCAAAATTTTGATTCTTAGATATATATCTGGAGTGAAACTAATTTTTACAGATGTCCATTTTTTAAAAATTGACACTAATTTAATTCACCGAATTCATAGAAGAAGTTAAAAAAATAAACTTAACTTATATCAATAAAACAAGGACGAGAATGAAAACACAATTTTATAGAGTAAAAATGAATTCACTTATAGAGAGTCAA includes:
- the LOC106299080 gene encoding peroxidase 11, with amino-acid sequence MKLLLVIFLVHAIFIPCFSFDVSGKDLPLTLDNYKSTCPTAFDVIKKEMECIVKEDPRNAAIVIRLHFHDCFVQGCDASVLLDETETLQGEKKASPNINSLKGYEIVDRIKNIIESECPGVVSCADLLTISARDATILVGGPYWDVPVGRKDSKTASYELATTNLPTPEEGLVSIISKFYYQGLSVEDMVALVGAHTIGKAQCRNFRSRIYGDFRVTSALNPVSETYLTSLRELCPESSGEGDSNVTAMDNVTPNLFDNSIYHTLLRGEGLLNSDQEMYSSMFGIQTRRIVSKYAEDPVAFFEQFSKSMVKMGNILNSKSLVDGEVRRNCRFVNT